DNA sequence from the Oceanibaculum indicum P24 genome:
CCGGGGTAGCCGTTGCTGGCCATCACCACGCACATGGCCGGCTCGTCATGCCAGCGCAGATCGAAATGGCCGAGCTGCCGGTCGGCCGTGGCGAGAAGGGCGGGCAGGATGTCGCTCTTCAGCCGCATCATCAGCACCTGGCATTCGGGATCGCCGAAGCGGACATTGTATTCGATGAGACGCGGGCCGGTTTCGGTGATCATCAGCCCGGCATAGAGCACGCCGGTGAAGGGATAGCCCTCCGCCTTCATGCCGGCCACGGTCGGCAGGATGATCTCAGCCATGATGCGCGCGGCCATCGCCTTGTCGACGATGGGGGCCGGCGAATAGGCGCCCATGCCGCCGGTGTTCGGCCCGGTGTCGCCGTCGCCGACGCGCTTGTGATCCTGCGCATTGCCGAAGGGAATTGCCGTCTCGCCATCGGCCAGGGCGAAGAAGCTGGCCTCCTCGCCCTGCATGAATTCCTCGATGACGAGTTCCGCGCCGGCGCTGCCGAAGGCCTTGTCCGCCATCATCATGTCGATGGCGTCCATCGCTTCCCACTCGGTCATGGCGACGACCACGCCCTTGCCGGCGGCCAGCCCGTCCGCCTTCACGACGATGGGCGCGCCCTGCTGGTGCACGAAATCCTTCGCCTGCTCGATATTGGTGAAGCGGCCATAGGCGGCGGTCGGGATGTTGTGGCGGGCGCAGAAATCCTTCATGAAGCCTTTGGAGCCTTCCAGCGCCGCGGCGGCCCGGCGCGGGCCGAAGGATTTGATCCCGGCGGCGTCCAGCGCATCGACCAGCCCGGCGACCAGCGGCGCTTCCGGCCCGACCACCACAAAATCGATGGCATTATCCGTGGCGAAGCGGACCACGCCTTCGATATCCTCGGCGGCGACGGGGACGCATTCGGCCAGCTGCGCGATGCCGGCATTGCCGGGGGCGCAATAGAGCGTGTCGCACAGCGGCGAGGCAGACAGCGCCCAGGCCAGCGCATGTTCCCTGCCGCCCGATCCGACCAGAAGAATCTTCATGCTTCTTTCTCCACCGCCGCTGGATTCCTTTCGCGAGGCGGGTCTTGTATCATAGAGCGCATGACATTCGACACACTTCAGAACGAGCCCGGCTCTGCTCCCGGAAATGTCCCCGTCTTTTCCGTCGGCGAGCTGTCGCAGGCGGTGAAGCGCACCATCGAAGGCACCTTCGAGCGGGTGCGTGTGCGCG
Encoded proteins:
- the purD gene encoding phosphoribosylamine--glycine ligase; protein product: MKILLVGSGGREHALAWALSASPLCDTLYCAPGNAGIAQLAECVPVAAEDIEGVVRFATDNAIDFVVVGPEAPLVAGLVDALDAAGIKSFGPRRAAAALEGSKGFMKDFCARHNIPTAAYGRFTNIEQAKDFVHQQGAPIVVKADGLAAGKGVVVAMTEWEAMDAIDMMMADKAFGSAGAELVIEEFMQGEEASFFALADGETAIPFGNAQDHKRVGDGDTGPNTGGMGAYSPAPIVDKAMAARIMAEIILPTVAGMKAEGYPFTGVLYAGLMITETGPRLIEYNVRFGDPECQVLMMRLKSDILPALLATADRQLGHFDLRWHDEPAMCVVMASNGYPGSYKKGTEIRGLEALPDANDLVVFHAGTARDEAYRLVATGGRVLGVTALGKDLAVAQKNAYDAIARIDWPEGFYRRDIGWRALAALKNSN